A section of the Oryza sativa Japonica Group chromosome 1, ASM3414082v1 genome encodes:
- the LOC4325844 gene encoding ribonuclease 3-like protein 1 produces MQQQQHPAPGAEFVADRDAARAEVERALGGYSFRDGGALLLEDALTHSVHPRDEAGGRARHQRLEFLGDAALGLAFATIFYRDDPGLDQGDLTVLRSANVSTQKLARVAVRRRLYPLLRRYNCAPQDHEVSRFTKSVEGPYSGDPIEGPRVLADIVEAIVGAVYLDSKLDLEVLQKVAKLLCEPIITKKALLEDPESMLNELGGEHREDLEIKILAWRKVANVVDDGREQAITTSGLGNGSEDEVGKLRTIRIEEA; encoded by the exons atgcagcagcagcagcatccggCGCCGGGCGCGGAGTTCGTGGCGGACCGGGacgcggcgcgggcggaggtGGAGCGTGCACTGGGCGGGTACAGCttccgcgacggcggcgcgctgcTGCTGGAGGACGCCCTGACGCACAGCGTGCACCCCAGGGACGAGGCCGGCGGGCGGGCCAGGCACCAGCGGCTCGAGTTCCTCGGCGACGCTGCGCTCGGCCTCGCCTTCGCCACCATCTTCTACCGGGACGACCCGGGCCTCGACCAGGGGGACCTCACGGTGCTCCGCTCCGCCAACGTCTCCACCCAGAAGCTCGCccgcgtcgccgtccgccggcgCCTCTATCCGCTGCTCCGGCGCTACAACTGCGCCCCTCAAGACCACGAA GTCAGCCGTTTTACCAAGTCAGTTGAAGGCCCATATAGTGGTGACCCCATTGAGGGTCCAAGGGTGCTTGCTGATATTGTTGAGGCCATTGTTGGTGCCGTCTATCTTGATTCCAAGCTTGATCTTGAAGTACTCCAGAAG GTTGCGAAGTTGCTGTGTGAGCCAATTATCACCAAAAAGGCATTACTAGAAGATCCTGAGTCCATGTTGAATGAGCTAGGGGGAGAACATAGGGAAGATTTGGAAATCAAAATATTGGCGTGGAGGAAGGTGGCAAACGTAGTCGATGATGGCCGGGAGCAAGCGATCACAACTAGTGGACTTGGCAACGGCTCAGAGGATGAGGTTGGAAAGCTTAGAACAATAAGAATAGAAGAAGCTTAA